One part of the Syntrophales bacterium genome encodes these proteins:
- a CDS encoding thiolase family protein, whose protein sequence is MNFQKSKDDLVCVSAVRTPFGRFGGSLKDIDIYDLGAVAMKNSMTRINLAPELIDEVWWGNGDTSSTKDPYTPVVARQTMLKAGIPAERPSVAFDQACISAMDAAKYGGRSIQLGEARIVMSGGSTSFSTIPFLLRGIRWEGKRHTSFLVEDPIIPLGYKDYAPVIVDSGNVAVEYNVAREEQDEFALASHVNYGKAWERGFFKQEMEPFEIVKKDKKRAVVSQKLLDIDEQYRKDISLEGLAKLKPVFGNPTCTAGNSPGMNDGATAQIIMKREKAEQMGLDILYTIVVMSSIALQPRIMPVSPGFAIKKCLDETKMSIDDMKFIEINEAFACVPLVSAKLLSNKRFMSANYDEMAKEASERPILDNDEKQYQDLKKRLNVNGSAIAIGHPNTASGARLMMTAAYNLKANGGGYAACAICGGLTQGAGCIIWVE, encoded by the coding sequence ATGAATTTCCAGAAGAGTAAGGACGATTTGGTTTGCGTAAGTGCGGTAAGGACGCCTTTTGGCCGTTTCGGGGGATCATTGAAGGATATTGATATCTATGATCTGGGCGCCGTCGCCATGAAGAATAGCATGACGAGAATAAACCTGGCCCCTGAATTAATTGATGAGGTCTGGTGGGGTAATGGTGATACGAGCAGCACCAAAGATCCATATACCCCGGTGGTGGCCCGCCAGACCATGCTCAAGGCCGGGATTCCTGCCGAGAGGCCTTCGGTGGCCTTTGATCAGGCATGTATATCTGCAATGGATGCTGCAAAATACGGCGGCAGGAGTATCCAGCTTGGGGAAGCCCGGATTGTAATGTCCGGGGGCTCAACGAGTTTCAGTACGATTCCGTTCTTACTGCGTGGAATAAGATGGGAAGGCAAGCGCCATACCTCATTCCTTGTAGAGGATCCCATTATTCCTCTTGGATATAAGGATTATGCCCCGGTTATAGTCGATTCTGGTAATGTGGCTGTTGAATACAACGTAGCCAGAGAGGAGCAGGACGAGTTTGCCTTGGCCAGTCATGTGAATTATGGCAAGGCGTGGGAACGCGGTTTCTTTAAGCAAGAAATGGAACCCTTTGAAATTGTAAAAAAAGATAAAAAAAGGGCGGTTGTATCTCAGAAATTACTCGATATTGACGAACAGTATCGAAAGGATATCAGTTTAGAGGGCCTTGCCAAGTTAAAGCCGGTTTTCGGTAATCCAACCTGCACGGCCGGCAATTCGCCGGGAATGAATGATGGTGCGACTGCCCAGATAATAATGAAAAGAGAGAAAGCGGAGCAGATGGGCCTGGATATTCTTTATACCATCGTGGTCATGTCATCAATAGCCCTTCAGCCCAGGATCATGCCGGTATCGCCGGGTTTCGCAATTAAGAAATGTCTTGACGAAACAAAGATGAGTATCGACGACATGAAATTTATTGAGATAAATGAGGCTTTCGCATGCGTTCCCCTTGTTTCGGCGAAGCTTTTATCTAACAAAAGATTCATGTCTGCCAATTACGATGAAATGGCAAAGGAGGCGTCGGAGCGACCCATTCTGGATAACGATGAGAAGCAGTACCAGGATTTGAAAAAAAGATTAAACGTCAATGGGAGCGCTATTGCCATTGGCCATCCAAACACAGCAAGCGGAGCGCGGTTGATGATGACGGCGGCATACAACCTGAAAGCAAATGGCGGCGGTTATGCAGCCTGCGCCATCTGTGGCGGGTTGACCCAGGGGGCTGGCTGTATAATCTGGGTTGAATGA
- a CDS encoding universal stress protein, translated as MFKSILLALDGSEASEKAFETGVKLAESLGVPIILAHIIDQGMFESMLTPVPGGPYEMAKPIYDEIKGNMEDFLKKKEELCRQRGVKCEAIIRMGHPVNTILELVKEKAVDLIVLGSHGRGRLVGTALGSVSYGVVHKAQNISVLVVR; from the coding sequence ATGTTTAAGAGCATTCTTTTAGCATTAGATGGTTCGGAAGCCTCCGAAAAAGCTTTTGAAACCGGAGTCAAATTAGCCGAAAGTTTAGGGGTGCCGATTATACTAGCACATATAATAGACCAAGGCATGTTTGAAAGTATGTTGACTCCTGTTCCGGGTGGACCCTATGAGATGGCTAAACCTATCTATGATGAAATAAAAGGGAACATGGAAGATTTTCTAAAGAAAAAAGAAGAATTATGCAGGCAAAGGGGTGTCAAGTGTGAGGCAATCATAAGGATGGGACACCCTGTTAATACAATCTTAGAGTTAGTAAAAGAGAAGGCGGTTGATCTCATTGTTTTGGGATCCCATGGAAGAGGTCGCCTTGTAGGGACAGCTTTGGGCAGCGTTTCATATGGTGTAGTACACAAAGCCCAAAACATTTCTGTTCTTGTGGTGAGATAG